In a single window of the Arthrobacter sp. StoSoilA2 genome:
- the acs gene encoding acetate--CoA ligase, whose product MSQDTTGSTTTAAASTPQNGRAPHVEALENLLHENRKFPPSPEFAANAVATADEYKEAEADRPAFWAKQARELLSWDKDFGEPLDWSDPPFAKWFVGGEVNAAYNALDRHVENGLGDRVAIYFEGEPGDTRTYTYAELTEEVKKAANAFESLGVAKGDRVAVYLPMIPEAVITLLACARIGAVHSVVFGGFSADALRSRIEDAEAKLVVTADGTYRRGKPSPLKPAVDEALSSMENTGGHSVNNVVVVKRNGEDVNWVEGRDLWWSDTVDKAATEHTAVGHDSEHPLFILYTSGTTGKPKGILHTTGGYLTQTSYTHKAVFDLHPETDVYWCTADVGWVTGHSYVAYAPLINGATQVMYEGTPDSPHQGRWWEIVEKYKVSILYTAPTAIRTFMKWGREIPGKYDLSSIRVLGSVGEPINPEAWMWYREVIGGNAGKNGEKKEHPAPIVDTWWQTETGAQMIAPLPGVTATKPGSAQVPLPGIAVDVVDETGESVANGEGGYLVVREPWPSMLRGIWGDPERFKDTYWSRFDTMYFAGDGAKKDEDGDVWLLGRVDDVMNVSGHRLSTTEIESALVSHPSVAEAAVVGAADETTGQAIVAFVILRGDAVNNGEETILELRNHVGKEIGPIAKPKQLLIVPELPKTRSGKIVRRLLKDIAEGRDTGDATTLADPGIMTQIAESLRK is encoded by the coding sequence ATGTCCCAGGACACCACCGGATCCACGACCACCGCTGCAGCGTCGACGCCGCAGAACGGTCGGGCACCGCACGTCGAGGCTCTCGAGAATTTGCTCCACGAGAACCGTAAATTCCCGCCATCACCTGAGTTTGCCGCGAACGCCGTGGCTACCGCCGATGAGTACAAAGAGGCCGAAGCGGACCGACCCGCGTTTTGGGCCAAGCAGGCCCGTGAGCTGTTGAGCTGGGACAAAGACTTCGGCGAGCCTTTGGATTGGTCTGATCCGCCGTTCGCCAAGTGGTTCGTTGGCGGTGAGGTTAACGCTGCCTACAACGCGCTGGACCGCCATGTGGAGAACGGCTTGGGAGACCGCGTTGCCATCTACTTCGAAGGCGAGCCCGGCGATACCCGCACATACACCTACGCGGAGCTGACCGAAGAGGTCAAGAAGGCAGCGAACGCGTTCGAATCCCTCGGCGTGGCCAAGGGTGACCGCGTGGCCGTCTATTTGCCGATGATCCCCGAGGCCGTCATCACGCTCCTGGCCTGTGCCCGGATCGGCGCCGTGCACTCCGTGGTGTTCGGCGGCTTCTCCGCGGATGCGCTCCGGTCCCGGATCGAGGACGCCGAGGCCAAGCTCGTGGTCACCGCGGACGGTACCTACCGCCGCGGCAAGCCCAGCCCGCTGAAGCCAGCCGTCGACGAGGCCCTCAGCTCCATGGAAAACACCGGCGGGCACTCTGTGAACAACGTCGTCGTGGTCAAGCGCAATGGCGAGGACGTCAACTGGGTGGAAGGCCGCGACCTCTGGTGGAGCGACACCGTTGACAAGGCAGCAACCGAGCACACCGCCGTCGGGCATGACTCCGAACATCCGCTGTTCATCCTGTACACCTCCGGTACCACCGGCAAGCCCAAGGGCATCCTGCACACCACCGGCGGTTACCTCACGCAGACCTCGTACACGCACAAGGCTGTGTTCGATCTCCACCCTGAAACGGATGTGTACTGGTGCACCGCCGACGTCGGATGGGTCACCGGCCACTCGTACGTCGCCTACGCGCCGCTGATCAACGGCGCCACCCAGGTCATGTATGAAGGCACCCCGGACTCCCCGCACCAGGGCCGCTGGTGGGAAATCGTGGAGAAGTACAAAGTCTCCATCCTGTACACCGCCCCTACGGCCATCCGCACGTTCATGAAGTGGGGACGGGAGATCCCGGGCAAGTACGATCTGTCCTCCATCCGCGTCCTGGGCTCCGTGGGCGAACCCATCAACCCCGAAGCGTGGATGTGGTACCGCGAAGTCATCGGCGGAAACGCCGGCAAGAACGGCGAAAAGAAGGAACACCCCGCCCCGATCGTGGACACCTGGTGGCAGACCGAAACCGGCGCGCAGATGATCGCCCCGCTGCCCGGCGTCACCGCCACAAAGCCCGGCTCCGCACAGGTTCCGCTGCCCGGCATCGCCGTGGACGTGGTGGACGAAACCGGCGAGTCAGTGGCCAACGGCGAAGGCGGCTACCTCGTGGTCCGCGAACCCTGGCCCTCCATGCTTCGCGGCATCTGGGGCGATCCGGAGCGCTTCAAAGACACCTACTGGTCCCGTTTCGACACCATGTACTTCGCCGGCGATGGTGCCAAGAAGGACGAAGACGGCGACGTCTGGCTTCTGGGTCGCGTGGACGATGTCATGAACGTCTCCGGCCACCGCCTCTCAACCACGGAGATCGAATCCGCCCTCGTCTCGCACCCCTCCGTCGCTGAAGCCGCCGTGGTTGGTGCCGCCGATGAGACCACCGGGCAGGCGATCGTCGCGTTCGTCATCCTCCGCGGTGACGCCGTGAACAACGGTGAAGAGACCATCCTGGAACTCCGCAACCACGTGGGCAAGGAAATCGGCCCGATCGCCAAACCCAAGCAGTTGCTGATCGTGCCGGAACTGCCGAAAACCCGCTCGGGCAAGATTGTCCGCCGCCTCCTGAAGGACATCGCAGAAGGCCGCGACACCGGCGACGCCACCACCCTGGCAGACCCGGGCATCATGACCCAGATCGCGGAATCGCTGCGTAAGTAG
- a CDS encoding DeoR/GlpR family DNA-binding transcription regulator: MLQAARHSAIIDAVQRERVVRVSDLAQLLGVSPMTVRRDIEALEETGRVERIHGGAKLPGDASTHEPGFELKSTQLTAEKHAIAVEAASLVHEGMAIGLSAGTTTWALAQELVHGPRITVVTNSVRIADLFHHGSSSGPARFGSTVILIGGERTPSDALVGPIATSSLKQLHLDVLFLGVHGMDAQAGFTTPNLLEAETDRAFMASARSTVVLADYSKWGVVGIASIAQLEEADELITDSNLGEDARRVLAENVAKLRIADVQAK, encoded by the coding sequence ATGCTTCAGGCAGCACGCCACTCCGCCATCATCGATGCCGTCCAGCGCGAGCGCGTTGTGCGGGTATCGGACCTCGCCCAGCTGTTGGGGGTCTCTCCCATGACGGTGAGGCGCGATATCGAAGCCCTCGAGGAAACCGGCCGGGTGGAACGCATCCACGGCGGCGCCAAACTTCCCGGCGATGCCAGCACCCACGAGCCCGGCTTTGAGCTCAAGTCCACACAGCTGACCGCGGAAAAGCATGCCATTGCGGTCGAGGCTGCCTCGCTGGTCCACGAAGGCATGGCGATCGGGCTCAGCGCAGGAACCACCACATGGGCGTTGGCGCAGGAGCTCGTCCATGGTCCCCGGATCACAGTTGTCACCAACTCCGTGCGGATTGCCGATCTCTTCCATCATGGGTCTTCATCAGGGCCGGCCAGGTTCGGCTCCACCGTCATCCTGATTGGCGGCGAGCGCACGCCGTCGGACGCGTTGGTGGGGCCGATTGCGACGTCCTCGCTCAAGCAGCTTCATCTGGATGTCCTGTTCCTTGGTGTCCATGGCATGGACGCACAAGCCGGTTTCACCACCCCCAACCTGCTCGAGGCCGAAACGGACCGGGCGTTCATGGCATCGGCCCGCAGCACTGTGGTCCTGGCCGACTACAGCAAGTGGGGCGTAGTGGGCATAGCCTCCATAGCCCAGTTGGAAGAAGCCGACGAGCTCATCACCGATTCGAACCTGGGTGAGGATGCCCGCCGCGTACTCGCCGAGAATGTTGCAAAGCTGAGAATCGCGGACGTCCAGGCCAAGTAG
- a CDS encoding ABC transporter ATP-binding protein has product MNAILHAQQLTKHYPGNIALDHVDFAAIAGESIAIIGPSGSGKTTLLHCLAGILKPDAGTVTLSSAAGPIRLNSLGDGALSRLRREEFGFVFQQGMLLQELTALENVALALMLNGTDRTTSEARAAEWLAALGLGGMEQRRLGELSGGQVQRVAIARAQVTGARIVFADEPTGALDSATSSEVLDVLLQSVASNARTLLVVTHDPNVAARCQRVVELRDGRIVADTGCAVAAPSQPVPAATDFKGAFNV; this is encoded by the coding sequence ATGAACGCCATCCTCCACGCTCAGCAACTCACCAAGCACTACCCCGGCAACATCGCGCTCGACCACGTGGACTTCGCCGCAATCGCGGGTGAATCCATTGCAATCATTGGGCCGTCGGGTTCCGGTAAGACCACCCTTCTGCACTGCCTGGCCGGGATTTTGAAGCCCGACGCCGGTACGGTCACCTTGAGCTCGGCGGCCGGACCGATCCGGTTGAATTCCCTCGGAGATGGGGCGCTTTCGCGTCTCCGCCGGGAGGAATTCGGTTTCGTCTTCCAGCAGGGCATGCTGCTCCAGGAACTGACCGCCCTTGAGAACGTGGCTTTGGCGCTGATGCTGAACGGCACCGATCGGACTACCTCCGAGGCCCGTGCGGCGGAGTGGCTGGCGGCCCTTGGCCTGGGCGGCATGGAACAGCGCAGGCTCGGTGAATTGTCCGGCGGGCAGGTCCAGCGGGTGGCCATCGCCCGGGCCCAGGTCACAGGGGCACGCATCGTCTTCGCCGACGAACCCACAGGTGCCCTGGACTCCGCTACCTCAAGTGAAGTTCTGGACGTGTTGCTTCAATCCGTCGCATCCAATGCCCGAACACTGCTGGTGGTCACGCACGATCCCAACGTGGCAGCACGCTGCCAGCGCGTCGTTGAGCTGCGTGACGGCCGAATCGTAGCGGACACTGGCTGTGCTGTTGCCGCTCCCAGCCAGCCGGTTCCTGCCGCTACTGACTTCAAGGGTGCGTTCAATGTCTAG
- a CDS encoding FtsX-like permease family protein: protein MSSLALALRLAPYLSRGSSLRQTGLHQTKLRDAGLPVLAFGTVTALLLTVAGGSQVFWSWSDDIAGTYQALAVVAMVLLVIPLLTLGASAARLAARRRDDRLASLRLLGASSATVMWMTIMESTILAAIGAVAGAGLYACAAPFLGLIQFRGQAIGSHAWLSVPSILACILAVCLLAGASAALGLRKVVLTPLGVRTRQTADGAHWVRGVIAAVVVVFGVVAMGMLSSLGAFLVIIAVMGGCFGLALLALNLMGPWVLRLQASSLLKRARRPEQLLAARTVLESPKESWRQVGGVAMTSFVGVFVGVGMAVADTMGGSTSDETTLLVRDINTGVMITLLGSFLMVACSSGVNQAAAVLDRASTLVALDRVGMPQKLMVAARVRAVMSPLLLVAGISAAAAAALVLPLAGPALLTRPVVFLTVGGVFAAGFLLVRLALAAGTAQISQVLARPERYANMDS from the coding sequence ATGTCTAGCCTTGCCCTTGCCCTTCGCCTCGCCCCGTACCTTTCCCGGGGCAGCAGCCTTCGTCAAACCGGGCTGCACCAAACCAAACTGCGCGACGCCGGGTTGCCTGTTCTCGCGTTCGGCACCGTCACGGCACTTCTCTTAACGGTGGCCGGCGGTTCCCAAGTTTTTTGGTCCTGGTCTGATGACATCGCGGGCACCTACCAGGCGCTGGCCGTCGTCGCCATGGTTTTGCTCGTTATTCCGCTGCTGACGCTCGGTGCCTCTGCAGCGCGACTCGCCGCCCGTCGTCGTGATGACCGCTTGGCCTCCCTTCGCCTCTTGGGCGCCAGCAGTGCCACGGTCATGTGGATGACGATCATGGAGTCAACAATCCTGGCGGCAATCGGGGCCGTGGCGGGCGCGGGACTGTACGCCTGCGCGGCGCCGTTCCTCGGGCTGATCCAGTTCCGTGGACAGGCGATCGGCAGCCATGCCTGGTTGTCCGTGCCGTCCATCCTGGCCTGTATCCTGGCGGTTTGCCTGCTTGCCGGAGCGAGCGCTGCGCTTGGCCTGCGGAAGGTGGTACTGACGCCACTGGGCGTGCGGACCAGGCAAACGGCCGACGGCGCCCACTGGGTCCGCGGTGTCATTGCGGCTGTGGTGGTGGTCTTCGGAGTGGTGGCTATGGGCATGCTCAGCAGCTTGGGCGCGTTTCTGGTGATTATCGCCGTCATGGGCGGCTGCTTCGGACTGGCGCTGCTTGCACTGAATCTGATGGGGCCGTGGGTGTTACGGCTGCAGGCGTCATCGCTGCTCAAGAGGGCAAGGCGTCCCGAACAACTGCTCGCTGCCCGGACAGTCCTGGAAAGTCCCAAGGAATCGTGGCGACAAGTTGGGGGCGTCGCGATGACCAGTTTTGTGGGAGTGTTCGTGGGCGTCGGCATGGCGGTCGCGGACACGATGGGCGGCAGCACGTCGGATGAGACCACGCTGCTGGTGCGTGATATCAACACCGGCGTGATGATCACCCTGCTGGGCTCATTCCTGATGGTGGCCTGTTCCTCGGGCGTGAACCAGGCCGCTGCCGTGCTCGACCGCGCCTCCACCCTCGTCGCCCTGGACCGGGTTGGGATGCCGCAGAAACTAATGGTGGCTGCACGCGTCAGGGCAGTGATGTCGCCGTTGCTCCTGGTGGCGGGCATCTCTGCGGCCGCAGCAGCGGCATTGGTTCTCCCACTGGCGGGTCCTGCCTTGTTGACCCGGCCTGTGGTGTTCCTGACCGTCGGTGGAGTTTTTGCGGCCGGTTTCCTGTTGGTCCGGCTCGCCCTGGCCGCGGGCACGGCGCAGATCAGCCAAGTACTCGCCCGGCCCGAACGCTACGCCAACATGGACTCGTAA
- a CDS encoding LacI family DNA-binding transcriptional regulator, producing the protein MTTSAVQTPRGPVTRKDVARYAGVSTAVVSYVVNGGPKNVAPATEAKVRDAIRILGYRPNAAARALKLGSSETVGVIVPDNTNPFFSQLAHAVEDAAAELGYGMVLTNSGGSLAKERQNIRNLAARQVDGVFLASCVFDPDLTDLEASEIPSVLLNNAGSPPGFTSVGVDLEAGARAAVEHLIGHGHTNIGLAIGTNTGNQLDGREVGWLRTLRDAGLPDGPMLHGEFSRPGGYEVGKRFLAMANRPTAIFASNDMQAIGILRALHEAGVRVPDDIALVSFDGSLDSEYSWPALTTVAQPVEAMAEAAVQALVGEGRGEALQHSILPTELIVRQSCGCK; encoded by the coding sequence ATGACAACTTCGGCAGTACAAACCCCGCGCGGACCGGTTACACGCAAGGACGTGGCCCGGTACGCCGGGGTGAGTACCGCCGTCGTGAGCTATGTTGTAAACGGCGGGCCCAAGAACGTGGCCCCGGCGACGGAAGCCAAAGTGCGCGATGCCATCCGTATCCTCGGCTACCGTCCCAACGCTGCAGCGCGGGCTCTGAAGCTCGGCTCAAGCGAAACCGTGGGCGTGATTGTTCCCGACAACACCAACCCCTTTTTCTCGCAGCTCGCCCACGCTGTTGAAGATGCTGCGGCAGAACTTGGCTACGGCATGGTCCTCACCAACTCCGGCGGCAGCCTGGCCAAAGAGCGCCAAAACATCCGCAACCTTGCCGCACGGCAAGTGGACGGAGTGTTCCTGGCCAGCTGTGTGTTCGATCCCGACCTGACCGACCTTGAAGCCTCGGAAATCCCGTCGGTGTTGCTGAACAATGCCGGTTCGCCGCCAGGGTTCACCAGTGTAGGTGTGGACCTCGAAGCAGGCGCCCGGGCCGCCGTCGAGCACCTCATAGGCCACGGCCACACAAACATTGGCCTGGCCATAGGAACCAACACAGGTAACCAGCTCGACGGGCGTGAAGTGGGCTGGCTACGAACTTTGCGCGACGCTGGACTGCCGGATGGCCCCATGCTTCATGGCGAGTTCAGCAGGCCGGGAGGCTACGAAGTAGGCAAGCGCTTCCTCGCCATGGCCAACCGACCCACGGCAATTTTCGCCAGCAACGACATGCAAGCCATCGGAATCCTCCGCGCCCTCCATGAGGCGGGCGTTCGGGTGCCTGATGACATTGCCTTGGTGTCCTTCGACGGTTCCCTTGATTCCGAATACAGTTGGCCGGCGTTGACCACTGTGGCGCAGCCCGTTGAAGCCATGGCTGAAGCCGCTGTTCAGGCGCTCGTTGGGGAGGGCCGGGGAGAGGCACTGCAGCACAGCATCCTGCCCACCGAATTGATCGTGCGCCAGTCCTGCGGCTGCAAGTAA
- a CDS encoding Gfo/Idh/MocA family oxidoreductase — MTFSIGVLGVGQFGSQFAHLFKLHPGVSAVYVVDELPERATAAQERWGLDGVLGSFEELLESDVDAVAIFTQRWTHGPLVERALRAGKHVYSAVPMAISEAEIERIIQAVRDTKLVYAMGETSYYNPATVFARQQHAAGKFGRIFYTEGDYVHDMDLGFYEAYQYSGGERWKETASYPPMLYPTHAIGGVLGAVPAHAVSVSCIGVKDDRGDGVFDKDISMFANDFSNATALFEMNDGGAMRTNEMRRVGYPSHLRESRFRFFGTEASFEQLATTTVWQDKSSVQDVSEQVETKPTMSADDPSLADVAPELRDAFISGLAPVHDQSRLPEEFLGAPNGHEGSHQFLVDDFVTAVNNRTLPPVNAWVAARFTLPGIVAHESALRGGERLPIRDFGDAPSL, encoded by the coding sequence ATGACGTTTTCGATCGGTGTTCTAGGTGTCGGGCAATTCGGCAGCCAGTTCGCGCACCTCTTCAAGCTCCACCCCGGCGTCAGTGCCGTCTACGTGGTGGATGAACTACCGGAGCGAGCTACGGCGGCTCAGGAACGCTGGGGCCTTGATGGCGTGTTGGGAAGTTTTGAAGAACTCCTGGAGTCCGACGTCGATGCTGTCGCCATCTTCACGCAACGGTGGACTCACGGACCCCTCGTCGAGCGGGCGCTGCGCGCCGGCAAGCACGTGTACTCCGCCGTGCCGATGGCGATCTCCGAAGCCGAAATCGAACGGATCATCCAAGCCGTGCGCGACACCAAGCTTGTTTACGCCATGGGGGAGACCAGCTACTACAACCCTGCAACAGTCTTCGCCCGCCAACAGCATGCCGCAGGGAAGTTTGGCCGGATCTTCTACACCGAAGGCGACTACGTCCACGACATGGACCTGGGTTTCTACGAGGCCTACCAGTACAGCGGTGGCGAACGGTGGAAGGAAACGGCGAGCTACCCGCCCATGCTGTACCCGACCCACGCCATCGGCGGCGTCCTCGGCGCAGTGCCAGCCCACGCCGTCAGCGTCAGTTGTATTGGGGTCAAGGACGATCGCGGCGATGGCGTCTTTGATAAGGACATCAGCATGTTCGCCAACGACTTCTCGAATGCTACGGCCTTGTTCGAAATGAACGACGGCGGTGCGATGCGCACCAACGAGATGCGAAGGGTCGGCTATCCCTCGCATCTACGCGAATCCCGTTTCCGCTTTTTTGGCACGGAAGCCAGTTTCGAGCAGCTCGCAACCACCACGGTGTGGCAGGACAAATCTTCTGTGCAAGACGTGTCTGAGCAGGTGGAGACGAAACCGACCATGTCCGCGGATGACCCGTCCCTGGCTGACGTCGCACCCGAACTGCGGGATGCCTTCATCTCAGGCCTGGCACCCGTGCACGACCAATCACGGCTTCCGGAAGAATTCCTCGGAGCGCCCAACGGACACGAAGGCAGCCACCAATTCCTGGTGGACGATTTTGTCACTGCGGTCAACAACCGGACCTTGCCGCCCGTGAACGCCTGGGTTGCGGCCCGGTTCACCTTGCCCGGCATCGTCGCCCACGAATCCGCCCTCCGCGGTGGCGAACGCCTTCCTATCCGCGACTTCGGCGACGCTCCCTCCTTGTAG
- a CDS encoding sugar ABC transporter permease: MTTLTKQPDPGLSVPSGPRKSRKRGKPSDGFRGIGDLKVALFFIAPAMVGLILFYLVPTIRGIYLSFTEYSILGDPEWIGARNYERIAKDPLFWNALGVTSEYVVINIVLQTALALGLAILMHRVAKSTLIRGALLMPYLMANVIAALLWFWMLDYQIGIINQVIEWTGLPRVAFFGSEQWAIPTQALINTWRHMGYTALLIFAGLQAIPNSVYEAASIDGSKAVSTFWRITLPLLRPVLVLVLVVTVIGSFQVFDTVAVTTAGGPVNATRVLQFYIYQRAFNEQDFGYGSALAVILFLILAIVAFIQMKFLRGNQSDLD, encoded by the coding sequence ATGACCACGCTAACCAAGCAACCCGATCCGGGGCTCTCCGTCCCCAGCGGGCCCCGAAAGTCACGGAAACGGGGAAAACCGTCCGACGGCTTCCGCGGCATCGGGGACCTGAAGGTCGCTCTCTTCTTCATCGCTCCCGCGATGGTCGGATTGATCCTCTTCTACCTCGTGCCGACCATCCGGGGCATCTACCTGAGCTTCACCGAGTACAGCATCCTGGGTGACCCGGAATGGATTGGTGCCAGGAATTACGAACGCATAGCCAAGGATCCGCTGTTCTGGAACGCCCTGGGCGTCACCTCTGAATACGTCGTGATCAACATTGTCCTTCAGACGGCGTTGGCCCTGGGCCTGGCAATCCTGATGCACCGGGTGGCAAAGTCCACACTTATCCGCGGTGCACTCCTGATGCCCTATCTGATGGCCAACGTCATCGCGGCCCTGCTGTGGTTCTGGATGCTTGACTACCAGATCGGAATCATCAATCAGGTCATCGAATGGACCGGGCTGCCTCGGGTGGCCTTCTTCGGCAGCGAGCAATGGGCCATCCCCACCCAGGCACTCATCAATACCTGGCGGCACATGGGCTACACAGCACTACTGATCTTCGCCGGCCTGCAGGCCATCCCCAACAGCGTCTACGAGGCTGCAAGCATCGACGGTTCCAAGGCCGTGAGCACTTTCTGGCGGATCACTCTGCCGCTGCTGCGCCCGGTCTTGGTGCTTGTCCTCGTTGTGACCGTGATCGGTTCCTTCCAGGTCTTCGACACCGTTGCCGTCACCACCGCTGGCGGACCTGTCAACGCGACCCGCGTGCTGCAGTTCTACATCTACCAGCGCGCGTTCAACGAACAGGACTTCGGCTACGGATCCGCCCTGGCCGTCATCCTCTTCCTCATCCTCGCCATCGTTGCCTTCATCCAAATGAAGTTCCTCCGCGGCAACCAGTCTGACCTGGACTAA
- a CDS encoding carbohydrate ABC transporter permease gives MTTLASHKNGARRRPSSRPFNWRRAIALTLLAVAIAVSILPFYWVLRTALSSNGSLAANSGNLLPADFNLGAFKRVFGLQSASEAIAEGGSGASINFWQYLWNSLLFSGITTACAVFFSSMAAYAFSRLRWKGRDAVFSLFLATMLVPPIFTALPNFLLIKNLGLLNSMLGLVLPYLFMTPFAIFFMRQFFLNMSREVEEAAMLDGAKHWRIFFQIIMPNAAAPIATLALLTFMGQWNEYFWPLLVGTSEESRVLTVGLGVFKSQSPQGAPDWSGLMAATLVSATPVLILFAIFGKRIVNSIGFNGTK, from the coding sequence ATGACCACTCTTGCCTCCCACAAGAACGGCGCCCGCCGTCGTCCTTCCAGCCGCCCCTTCAACTGGCGCCGCGCCATCGCCTTGACCCTTCTCGCCGTTGCCATCGCCGTGAGCATCCTGCCCTTCTACTGGGTGCTTCGCACGGCCCTGTCCTCCAATGGATCCCTCGCAGCGAACTCCGGCAACTTGTTGCCGGCCGACTTCAACCTAGGCGCGTTCAAGCGGGTCTTCGGCCTCCAAAGTGCCTCCGAAGCCATCGCAGAAGGCGGCTCCGGTGCCTCGATCAACTTCTGGCAGTACCTGTGGAATTCGTTGCTCTTCTCCGGCATCACCACAGCCTGCGCCGTGTTCTTCAGCTCGATGGCCGCCTATGCCTTCTCCCGGCTGCGATGGAAGGGCCGCGACGCCGTCTTCTCCCTGTTCCTTGCGACCATGCTCGTCCCGCCGATCTTTACCGCCCTGCCCAACTTCCTGCTCATCAAGAACCTGGGCCTGTTGAATTCCATGCTCGGGCTCGTGCTGCCTTACCTGTTCATGACCCCGTTCGCGATCTTCTTCATGCGCCAGTTCTTCCTGAACATGTCCCGGGAAGTCGAAGAGGCGGCCATGCTCGACGGCGCCAAGCACTGGCGGATCTTCTTCCAGATCATCATGCCCAACGCGGCCGCACCGATCGCGACCCTGGCACTGCTGACCTTCATGGGCCAGTGGAATGAATACTTCTGGCCCCTGCTCGTGGGCACCTCCGAAGAATCCCGGGTGCTCACCGTGGGTCTGGGAGTCTTCAAATCCCAGTCCCCGCAAGGCGCACCGGACTGGTCCGGGCTCATGGCCGCAACGCTCGTGTCCGCCACGCCCGTGCTGATCCTCTTCGCCATCTTCGGCAAACGGATTGTCAACTCCATCGGCTTCAACGGCACCAAATAG
- a CDS encoding sugar ABC transporter substrate-binding protein: MMNKKAFGAVAVAAAAALALSACSGGSAGGDAAKGEISYWLWDANQLPAYQQCAADFTKANPDITVKITQTGWDDYWSKITNGMASGTAPDVFTDHLSKYPDFLKTKQLVALDDAVTKDKVELSQYNEGLADLWVGQDGKRYGLPKDWDTIALFYNQKMATDAGITPEQMGSLNWNPQDGGTYEKAIARLTVDKNGKRGDEAGFDKNNVAVYGLGLPGSDAENAGQTQWSYLSATTGWTTTDKNPWGTHFNYDDEKLQDTIDWWASLAAKGYMPKLETTVGANAADSFGAGKAAINSNGSWMIGQYTGYKGIDVGIAPTPQGPDGKRASMFNGLADSIWAGTKKKDASIKWVEYLGSAACQDVVASKAVVFPAITTSSEKAADAFKAKNVDVSAFTQHVKDKTTFMLPITDNAAKVAGIMKPAMDAVIAGKSPASSLTAANEQVNALFK, translated from the coding sequence ATGATGAACAAGAAGGCATTCGGCGCTGTCGCCGTAGCAGCAGCCGCCGCTCTCGCCCTGTCCGCCTGTTCGGGCGGAAGCGCCGGAGGAGATGCTGCCAAGGGCGAAATCAGCTACTGGCTCTGGGACGCCAACCAGCTCCCCGCCTACCAACAGTGCGCCGCGGACTTCACCAAGGCCAACCCGGACATCACCGTCAAGATCACCCAGACCGGCTGGGATGACTACTGGTCCAAGATCACCAACGGCATGGCCTCCGGCACCGCGCCGGACGTCTTTACCGACCACCTGTCCAAGTACCCGGACTTCCTCAAGACCAAGCAGCTCGTGGCACTTGACGACGCCGTCACCAAGGACAAGGTAGAGCTTTCGCAGTACAACGAGGGCCTCGCCGACCTCTGGGTGGGCCAGGACGGCAAGCGCTACGGCCTGCCCAAGGACTGGGACACCATCGCACTGTTCTACAACCAGAAGATGGCCACGGACGCCGGCATCACCCCGGAACAGATGGGCTCCCTGAACTGGAACCCGCAGGACGGCGGAACGTACGAGAAGGCGATCGCCCGCCTCACCGTGGACAAGAACGGCAAGCGCGGCGACGAAGCAGGCTTCGACAAGAACAACGTTGCCGTCTACGGATTGGGGCTGCCAGGTTCCGACGCCGAGAACGCCGGCCAGACGCAGTGGAGCTATCTGTCCGCCACCACGGGCTGGACCACCACGGACAAGAACCCCTGGGGCACCCACTTCAACTACGACGACGAGAAACTCCAGGACACCATTGACTGGTGGGCCTCACTCGCTGCGAAGGGCTACATGCCCAAGCTTGAAACCACCGTGGGCGCCAACGCTGCCGATAGCTTCGGCGCGGGGAAGGCTGCCATCAACAGCAATGGTTCCTGGATGATCGGCCAATACACCGGCTACAAGGGCATCGACGTCGGCATCGCCCCCACCCCTCAGGGCCCCGACGGCAAGCGCGCCTCCATGTTCAACGGCCTGGCCGATTCCATCTGGGCCGGCACGAAGAAAAAGGATGCTTCCATCAAGTGGGTCGAGTACCTCGGCTCTGCCGCGTGCCAGGACGTCGTCGCTTCCAAGGCCGTCGTGTTCCCGGCCATCACCACCTCTTCCGAGAAGGCCGCTGACGCCTTCAAGGCCAAGAACGTGGACGTCAGCGCCTTCACCCAGCATGTGAAGGACAAGACCACCTTCATGCTCCCCATCACGGACAACGCCGCCAAGGTTGCGGGAATCATGAAGCCGGCCATGGACGCGGTGATCGCCGGCAAGTCCCCGGCCAGTTCCCTTACGGCCGCCAACGAACAGGTCAACGCCCTCTTCAAGTAA